In Arachis stenosperma cultivar V10309 chromosome 1, arast.V10309.gnm1.PFL2, whole genome shotgun sequence, one DNA window encodes the following:
- the LOC130944498 gene encoding auxin-responsive protein IAA31 — MEEMVMATLDLITASPHSSSSSSSSSSPTTDNNNHPSSSSSSSSSSLCLSSISTRRTDLSTDLRLGLSLSPSHYSTPSREQRSSFDWPPVKSTLRCTLVEKSQISQFVKVYMEGIPIGRKLNLLAHHNYHALVKALANMFRTTILCPDSHQLPLISGNNVHVLTYEDQEGDWMMVGDVPWEMFLTSVKKLKITRADRC, encoded by the exons ATGGAAGAAATGGTGATGGCAACATTGGACCTAATAACTGCATCTCCTcattcatcttcatcttcatcttcttcatcttcaCCCACCACTGATAATAACAACcacccttcttcttcttcttcttcttcttcatcatcactTTGTCTCTCAAGCATCTCAACAAGAAGAACCGATTTGAGCACCGACCTCAGACTTGGCCTTAGTCTCTCTCCTTCTCATTATTCAACACCATCAAG GGAGCAAAGAAGTAGTTTTGATTGGCCACCAGTGAAGTCAACATTGAGGTGCACCCTTGTAGAGAAAAGTCAAATATCTCAATTTGTTAAAGTATACATGGAAGGCATCCCCATCGGTAGGAAGCTCAATCTGCTGGCACACCATAATTATCATGCTCTTGTTAAGGCTCTTGCCAACATGTTCAGAACTACCATACTCT gCCCTGACTCTCATCAATTACCACTCATCTCTGGGAATAATGTTCATGTTCTTACTTATGAGGATCAAGAAGGGGATTGGATGATGGTTGGAGATGTTCCATGGGA GATGTTCTTGACAAGTGTGAAGAAGTTGAAGATCACAAGAGCTGACAGATGTTAA